In Tessaracoccus flavus, the following are encoded in one genomic region:
- the rmuC gene encoding DNA recombination protein RmuC, translated as MEIATVVVFVLLALIVGIVGGFVVGRRGGAPDEQARQAEQRALSDARSDAATARAEASRAREESAHIKAEVAQHLAEKSDLRTAVAEAQRLVAEARGETARVAAEVAAAVAQRDAAMQRAAEQASDREALLNQFKVLSSETLERQGKQADAVAEARMKATEQLVSPLTEGLRQMQEKLQNVEKERVRLAAELGEQVNMVRLSGEAIRRETTSLSNALRTPQVRGAWGERSLRRIVESSGLHERCDFDTQHSYETDDGRFRPDLRVNLPAAKVLFVDAKVPLQAVLEAYNTEDEAQQKGHFKTFSRHVRTHIDQLSDKNYWALDQGSPEFVVMYLPSDEFYRLALEQDPALHDYATRKQVVLSSPGLLIPMLQVVANGWKQVALAEQAGEVSKLGRELYERLATLGAHFDKLGRSLGSAVSNYNKAVATMESRVMVSARRFRDLEVTSAELPELGGIDGTTRELAVAEMLDYQEIRERELATLNDDERIEDASPVRQLPRRTGTSGS; from the coding sequence ATGGAGATCGCCACCGTCGTCGTGTTCGTACTACTGGCCCTCATCGTGGGCATCGTGGGCGGTTTCGTCGTCGGTCGCCGAGGAGGCGCTCCGGACGAGCAGGCCCGGCAGGCGGAGCAGCGGGCTCTCAGCGATGCCCGCAGTGACGCCGCGACGGCGCGCGCCGAGGCCAGCCGCGCGCGCGAAGAGTCAGCGCACATCAAGGCGGAGGTCGCCCAGCACCTGGCGGAGAAGTCGGACCTGCGCACCGCCGTGGCCGAGGCCCAGCGCCTGGTCGCCGAGGCCCGCGGCGAGACGGCGCGGGTCGCGGCCGAGGTGGCGGCTGCCGTCGCCCAGCGCGATGCCGCCATGCAGAGGGCCGCGGAGCAGGCCTCTGACAGGGAGGCGCTCCTCAACCAGTTCAAGGTGCTCTCCAGCGAGACGTTGGAGCGGCAGGGCAAGCAGGCCGACGCCGTCGCGGAGGCGCGGATGAAGGCCACCGAACAGCTCGTCTCGCCCTTGACGGAGGGGCTGCGCCAGATGCAGGAGAAGCTGCAGAACGTCGAGAAGGAGCGCGTCCGCCTCGCCGCAGAGCTCGGCGAACAGGTGAACATGGTGCGCCTCTCCGGAGAGGCGATCCGGCGCGAAACCACGAGTCTCAGCAACGCGCTGCGCACACCTCAGGTGCGCGGCGCCTGGGGCGAGCGCAGCCTGAGGCGCATCGTCGAGAGCTCCGGCCTTCACGAGCGATGCGACTTCGATACCCAGCACAGCTACGAGACCGACGACGGCAGGTTCCGGCCCGACCTCCGCGTGAACCTGCCCGCGGCGAAGGTGCTCTTCGTCGACGCGAAGGTGCCGCTGCAGGCGGTCCTCGAGGCATACAACACCGAGGACGAGGCGCAGCAGAAGGGGCACTTCAAGACCTTCTCTCGGCACGTGCGCACCCACATCGATCAGCTGTCCGATAAGAACTACTGGGCGCTGGACCAGGGCTCTCCCGAGTTTGTCGTCATGTACCTGCCCTCCGACGAGTTCTACCGGCTCGCGCTCGAGCAGGATCCCGCGCTTCACGATTACGCCACCCGCAAGCAGGTGGTGCTGTCATCGCCGGGGTTGTTGATTCCGATGTTGCAGGTCGTGGCCAACGGGTGGAAGCAGGTGGCGCTGGCGGAGCAGGCCGGGGAGGTGTCGAAGCTCGGGCGCGAACTCTACGAGCGGCTCGCGACCCTGGGGGCTCACTTCGACAAGCTGGGGCGCTCCCTCGGTTCGGCAGTCTCCAACTACAACAAGGCTGTCGCGACGATGGAGAGCCGCGTCATGGTCTCCGCGCGTCGTTTCCGCGACCTCGAGGTCACCTCGGCCGAGCTCCCAGAGCTGGGGGGGATCGACGGCACGACCCGTGAGCTGGCGGTGGCGGAGATGCTGGACTACCAGGAGATCCGTGAGCGCGAACTCGCCACGCTCAACGACGACGAGCGCATCGAGGACGCCTCGCCAGTGCGCCAGCTGCCGCGGCGGACCGGCACGTCCGGCAGCTAG
- the ilvA gene encoding threonine ammonia-lyase IlvA, with translation MSNLADLAAQIPDALARLDGVARRTPVHYNERMSSLTGSQIWLKREDLQPVRSYKLRGAYNLMSQLSAEEKAAGVVCPSAGNHGQGVAFAAAALEVHATVVVPHTTPRQKRQRIMEIGRGWVDLVMHGATYDEASEEAARMASEGMPLVPAFNDPRTAAGQATLMAEAFEQLGFVPDAVLLPVGGGGLLAGSAAWLRTNHPEVRIIGVEPEGAPCVAAAISAGRPITLTDIDTFVDGAAVKRVGDFTFEIIREAKVELVRVPEGQICTEMLEMYQTEGIIAEPAGALAAAALPTGGLGQRVQLPTGSRVLVLVSGGNNDVSRYAEVVERSLIHEGRKRYFLVDFPQQPGALRTFLDSVLGPDDDITYFEYVKRSSRDTGPALVGVELGNPNDYRFLLNRIAESGMKVDEVAYDSPFFRFLI, from the coding sequence ATGAGCAACCTGGCAGACCTCGCCGCCCAGATCCCCGATGCGCTGGCGCGCCTCGACGGCGTCGCGCGCCGCACGCCCGTCCATTACAACGAGAGGATGTCGAGCCTCACCGGGAGTCAGATCTGGCTGAAGCGCGAGGATCTTCAACCCGTGCGGTCGTACAAGCTCCGAGGGGCCTACAACCTGATGAGCCAACTTTCCGCGGAGGAGAAGGCTGCGGGCGTCGTCTGCCCGTCGGCGGGCAACCATGGTCAGGGGGTGGCGTTCGCCGCAGCCGCGTTGGAAGTGCATGCGACGGTGGTCGTGCCCCACACCACCCCGCGCCAGAAGCGCCAGCGCATCATGGAGATCGGCCGCGGCTGGGTGGACCTCGTGATGCACGGGGCCACCTACGACGAGGCCTCCGAGGAGGCCGCGCGGATGGCCAGCGAGGGCATGCCCCTCGTCCCGGCCTTCAACGACCCGAGGACCGCGGCCGGGCAGGCGACGCTGATGGCCGAGGCCTTCGAGCAACTCGGGTTCGTGCCTGACGCCGTGCTCCTGCCCGTGGGGGGCGGCGGCCTGCTCGCGGGCTCGGCAGCCTGGCTGCGGACCAACCATCCCGAGGTGCGGATCATCGGAGTGGAGCCGGAGGGTGCCCCGTGCGTCGCTGCGGCCATCTCCGCCGGGCGTCCCATCACGCTGACCGACATCGACACGTTCGTGGACGGCGCCGCGGTGAAGAGGGTGGGTGACTTCACCTTCGAGATCATCCGAGAGGCCAAGGTTGAGCTCGTCCGGGTGCCCGAGGGTCAGATCTGCACCGAGATGCTCGAGATGTACCAGACCGAGGGGATCATCGCCGAACCGGCTGGTGCGCTTGCCGCCGCCGCGCTGCCGACCGGTGGATTGGGCCAGCGGGTCCAGCTTCCCACCGGATCGCGTGTCCTGGTGCTTGTCTCCGGCGGCAACAACGATGTGTCGCGCTATGCCGAGGTGGTGGAGCGGTCCCTCATCCACGAAGGCCGGAAGCGCTACTTCCTCGTCGACTTCCCCCAGCAGCCCGGCGCGCTGCGCACCTTCCTGGATTCGGTGCTCGGCCCCGACGACGACATCACCTACTTCGAGTACGTCAAGCGCAGCAGCCGGGACACCGGACCAGCCCTGGTGGGCGTGGAACTGGGCAACCCCAACGACTACCGCTTCCTGCTCAACCGGATCGCCGAGTCGGGCATGAAGGTGGACGAGGTGGCCTACGACTCGCCGTTCTTCCGATTCCTGATCTGA
- a CDS encoding 4-hydroxy-3-methylbut-2-enyl diphosphate reductase, which produces MSVSELNKRVVLAAPRGYCAGVDRAVITVEKALDLYGAPVYVRKQIVHNKHVVETLEDRGAIFVEELDEVPPGSTVVFSAHGVSPAVHAEAAERGLKTIDATCPLVTKVHHEAKRFAADGKQILLIGHAGHEEVEGTMGEAPDNTLLVQSPDDVDNIELPEGTNVAWLSQTTLSVDETMETVGRLREKFPLLMDPPSDDICYATQNRQLAVKQIASGGCDLMIVVGSSNSSNSVRLVEVALEAGAKTSYRVDNASEIDPAWLEGVQSVGVTSGASVPEELVDGVLQYLRDRGYPVAIEERLTEETLQFALPPELRKDIRRAVKH; this is translated from the coding sequence ATGTCTGTGAGCGAGCTGAACAAGCGTGTAGTCCTGGCCGCCCCCCGTGGGTACTGTGCCGGGGTCGACCGCGCCGTCATCACCGTCGAGAAGGCGCTCGACCTCTACGGAGCTCCGGTCTACGTGCGCAAACAGATCGTGCACAACAAGCACGTGGTGGAAACCCTTGAAGACCGTGGCGCGATCTTTGTGGAGGAACTCGACGAGGTTCCCCCGGGCTCGACCGTGGTGTTCTCGGCGCACGGCGTGTCGCCGGCAGTGCATGCAGAGGCCGCCGAGCGTGGCCTCAAGACGATCGACGCCACGTGCCCGCTGGTCACCAAGGTGCATCACGAAGCGAAGCGGTTCGCCGCCGACGGCAAGCAGATCCTGCTCATCGGCCACGCCGGTCACGAGGAGGTCGAGGGCACCATGGGTGAGGCGCCGGACAACACGCTGCTCGTGCAGTCGCCGGACGACGTTGACAACATCGAACTGCCCGAGGGCACGAACGTTGCGTGGCTCAGCCAGACCACCTTGTCGGTCGACGAGACGATGGAGACGGTCGGTCGCTTGCGGGAGAAGTTCCCCCTTCTCATGGACCCGCCCTCCGACGACATCTGCTACGCCACGCAGAACCGCCAGTTGGCGGTCAAGCAGATCGCCTCCGGCGGCTGTGACCTCATGATCGTCGTGGGCTCGAGCAACTCCTCCAACTCGGTCCGTCTCGTCGAGGTGGCCCTCGAGGCCGGCGCAAAGACGTCCTACCGGGTGGACAACGCCAGCGAGATCGATCCCGCCTGGCTGGAGGGTGTGCAGAGCGTCGGCGTCACTTCCGGGGCGTCGGTGCCCGAGGAACTGGTCGACGGAGTTCTGCAGTACCTGCGTGACCGCGGCTACCCGGTGGCCATCGAGGAGCGACTGACCGAGGAAACGCTCCAGTTCGCCCTGCCCCCGGAGCTCCGCAAGGACATCCGCCGCGCCGTCAAGCACTGA